The following proteins are co-located in the Leptospira hartskeerlii genome:
- a CDS encoding LBF_4227 family protein, whose protein sequence is MTAKRTDSEEIPYENREKQEGASFSSFELKEHLLAFINSITEYFETLLLYAKKIATEKIVLGIQAYVFFRIALFFVSLSVLFFLAAFFLYLQRQFTGDPLPAALGTGGLCLFISLMGVFALIRKLKA, encoded by the coding sequence TTGACCGCTAAAAGAACGGATTCAGAAGAAATTCCTTACGAAAATAGAGAGAAGCAAGAGGGAGCTTCGTTTTCAAGTTTTGAATTGAAGGAACACCTGCTCGCTTTTATCAATTCAATCACAGAATATTTCGAAACTCTTCTTCTTTATGCAAAAAAAATCGCAACGGAAAAGATTGTATTAGGTATCCAAGCCTATGTATTCTTCCGGATCGCTCTATTCTTCGTTAGTTTAAGTGTTTTATTCTTTCTTGCTGCCTTTTTCCTCTATTTACAGAGGCAATTTACGGGTGATCCGTTACCTGCGGCTTTGGGAACTGGAGGCCTTTGCCTCTTTATTTCTCTAATGGGTGTTTTCGCCCTTATTCGGAAACTTAAAGCGTGA
- a CDS encoding DUF883 family protein has translation MSKGDNLSEELQILKDKAKKITGKAREEYLEHVSDLKEKLKQVTGETSEKAKQIIDQTGTYIKENPQKATLIGLGVGVGIGVIIGMLIGRRK, from the coding sequence ATGTCTAAAGGTGATAATCTAAGCGAAGAACTCCAAATTTTAAAAGATAAGGCCAAAAAAATTACAGGCAAGGCCCGGGAGGAATACTTGGAACACGTATCTGATCTAAAGGAAAAATTAAAACAAGTTACTGGCGAGACCAGCGAAAAGGCCAAACAAATCATCGACCAAACTGGAACTTATATCAAAGAAAATCCACAAAAAGCAACTTTGATCGGGCTAGGGGTTGGAGTCGGGATAGGCGTGATCATCGGAATGCTTATCGGTCGAAGAAAATAA
- a CDS encoding 4a-hydroxytetrahydrobiopterin dehydratase gives MSHLPVPLSLEQIRKELPITWEIVTANEVPKIVRVYKLSQYLEGIKIITALAKLANDIDHHPDMLFSNGSVRVELCTHSLNGLSNFDLQFAISAENLLSNT, from the coding sequence ATGAGTCATTTGCCAGTTCCGCTTTCGTTAGAGCAAATCAGGAAGGAACTCCCTATCACCTGGGAAATAGTTACCGCAAATGAAGTTCCGAAAATTGTTAGAGTATATAAATTATCTCAATATCTAGAAGGCATTAAAATCATAACAGCTTTAGCGAAGCTCGCTAATGATATAGATCACCATCCAGACATGCTTTTTTCCAATGGTTCAGTTAGAGTGGAACTATGCACACACAGCTTAAACGGGTTATCCAACTTCGATTTGCAATTTGCTATCTCAGCCGAAAATCTCTTAAGTAATACTTAA
- a CDS encoding DUF1564 family protein, producing the protein MEKLRPTFHRSFSQNISLENTIRKKRKVSTLLVPPHLAKYVRKQGINYLLKKALTHHQRSFRFHSSKRINSESIYTKYQNIRGRSKDNRYIKFNFRPRTEDWIQLRSLAMSHGVSMCYLFVLLLEKYKSKEFSNVERIIWQVKAAIHANFDSKIFFRELWVLEYRLTKSDFRVKRKDPHGPKIA; encoded by the coding sequence ATGGAAAAATTGAGACCCACTTTTCATCGTTCATTCTCTCAAAACATATCTTTAGAAAACACGATTCGAAAGAAACGTAAAGTCTCGACCCTTCTGGTTCCTCCTCACCTGGCAAAATATGTTCGTAAACAAGGGATAAACTATCTACTGAAAAAGGCTCTTACGCACCATCAAAGAAGCTTTCGCTTTCATTCAAGTAAACGTATTAATTCTGAATCAATATATACCAAATATCAGAACATTCGAGGAAGATCGAAAGACAATAGATATATAAAGTTTAATTTCAGGCCAAGAACAGAAGATTGGATTCAACTTAGAAGTCTTGCCATGAGTCATGGAGTTTCAATGTGCTATCTATTCGTATTGCTCTTAGAAAAATATAAATCCAAAGAATTTTCAAATGTTGAAAGAATAATTTGGCAAGTAAAAGCTGCAATTCATGCGAACTTTGATTCAAAGATCTTCTTCCGAGAGCTATGGGTCTTAGAATATCGGTTAACAAAATCAGATTTTAGAGTGAAAAGAAAAGATCCACATGGACCAAAAATCGCTTAA
- a CDS encoding response regulator transcription factor — MKNILVIEDDPDIGNLIRKSLDSAHYRTTIQTSGEEGLKYYKANHPDLLILDLSLPDIDGMDVCRTVRRSDENTPIFIVTARNEEIDRIMGLELGADDYITKPFSVRELKTRVDVFFRRWDKKAGIKPNIGSGGEIIRGSLKIDPVRRRVTLKDQVINISRKEFDILQLMATSPGKVFSREMILEAVWGMEWDGFERMIDSHIKRIRSKLEKNSAQPEWIETIWGIGYRFTDNYEGIVIID, encoded by the coding sequence ATGAAGAATATTCTGGTAATTGAAGATGATCCGGACATCGGGAATTTAATACGAAAGTCATTGGATTCAGCTCATTACCGAACTACAATTCAAACTTCTGGCGAAGAGGGCCTTAAATATTATAAGGCAAACCATCCCGACCTCTTGATTTTAGATCTTTCCTTACCCGACATTGACGGAATGGATGTATGTCGAACAGTCCGAAGATCTGATGAGAATACCCCCATTTTTATAGTTACTGCTCGAAATGAGGAAATAGATAGAATCATGGGACTCGAGTTAGGTGCAGATGATTATATCACTAAGCCTTTCTCTGTTAGAGAATTGAAAACCAGAGTGGATGTGTTCTTCCGCAGATGGGATAAAAAAGCAGGAATTAAACCGAATATCGGAAGCGGTGGAGAAATCATCAGAGGGTCTTTGAAAATCGATCCAGTTCGCCGCAGAGTTACCTTGAAAGATCAAGTGATCAATATTTCCAGAAAAGAATTTGATATTTTACAGCTAATGGCAACCTCTCCCGGCAAAGTTTTTTCAAGAGAAATGATCTTAGAAGCAGTCTGGGGAATGGAATGGGATGGATTTGAAAGAATGATCGACTCCCATATCAAAAGAATTCGCTCTAAGTTAGAAAAGAATTCAGCTCAGCCGGAATGGATCGAAACAATCTGGGGAATTGGATATAGATTTACTGATAATTATGAGGGCATTGTAATCATAGATTAA
- a CDS encoding DUF4279 domain-containing protein: protein MDVHEVTRTLGIRPDLSVNKGVPAISGKPTTSSLWQINSKRDASSPLEDHIQELLERIAPRRKEFQSFCEKHNVILYCSVEFNNGSLEETALSARTLLLLGNLGLKLSFHAWNIPERRRRLED, encoded by the coding sequence TTGGATGTTCACGAAGTAACCAGAACTCTTGGAATTCGACCGGACTTGTCGGTCAATAAAGGAGTTCCTGCCATCTCAGGAAAACCGACTACTTCCTCCTTATGGCAGATTAACTCGAAAAGAGACGCGAGTTCCCCATTAGAAGATCATATCCAAGAGTTATTAGAAAGAATAGCTCCTCGTCGCAAAGAATTCCAAAGTTTTTGCGAAAAACATAATGTCATACTTTATTGTTCCGTTGAATTCAATAACGGTAGTTTAGAAGAAACTGCATTGAGTGCTCGAACTCTTTTGTTGCTTGGAAATCTTGGGCTCAAGTTGTCTTTTCATGCATGGAACATCCCTGAAAGAAGGAGAAGGCTAGAGGATTAG
- a CDS encoding STAS domain protein, protein MIVEYIRKYSYFEIRKKSKAVEIEPLLSEVNDQVLNELNSVLAMAFYETNRHVKLEMSKFETLPFPVVEKLIKYALDLREKNRVLILSKPRLPIRKYIKTFSLEELVLIL, encoded by the coding sequence ATGATTGTGGAGTATATCCGAAAATACAGTTACTTCGAAATAAGAAAAAAATCCAAAGCTGTAGAGATTGAGCCTCTTCTTTCTGAAGTCAACGATCAAGTATTGAACGAATTAAACTCAGTTTTGGCGATGGCCTTTTATGAAACAAATCGACACGTAAAATTGGAAATGTCTAAATTCGAGACTTTGCCATTTCCAGTGGTAGAAAAATTGATTAAATACGCCTTAGATCTCCGAGAAAAGAACCGAGTGCTAATTCTTTCCAAGCCGAGGCTTCCGATCCGAAAATATATCAAAACCTTTTCTTTAGAAGAATTAGTTCTAATCCTCTAG
- the epmA gene encoding EF-P lysine aminoacylase EpmA, whose translation MKLNNLEILSFRSRFLHATRTFFHEKGFMEVDTPSLKKIPGMEPYLDPFLVGSPSGEEKGYLITSPEYSLKQALSLGAEKVYEIAHTFRSGEKGSSYHTAEFLMLEFYQSGTDLYQAMNLVEELIRWIANMLSLPLPETRFQRKSVKELLFNSLGIDWDRESLERKIKELSLTNLPFNSMEYEDCFFLIFLNLLEPNFASEFQFIYDYPPEMAALSRIENGTAKRFELYFGKIELANAFYELLDPIEQRTRFEKEQELRKKLGKEVFPIHEEFLQALKRGIPECSGISIGLDRLLMVLLGRNSLSEVSPYWREI comes from the coding sequence ATGAAGCTGAATAACTTAGAAATATTGTCATTTCGATCCAGATTTTTACACGCTACGAGAACTTTTTTTCATGAAAAAGGATTCATGGAAGTTGATACGCCGTCTTTAAAAAAAATTCCGGGAATGGAACCATATTTGGATCCTTTTTTGGTAGGATCTCCTTCTGGTGAAGAGAAGGGATATCTGATTACCTCCCCTGAATATTCCCTCAAACAAGCTTTATCTTTAGGTGCTGAAAAGGTATATGAGATCGCTCATACGTTTCGTTCCGGAGAGAAGGGGAGTTCCTACCATACCGCCGAGTTCCTAATGTTGGAATTTTATCAATCAGGCACTGATTTGTACCAGGCAATGAACCTTGTCGAGGAGTTGATTCGATGGATTGCTAATATGTTGAGCCTTCCGCTTCCGGAAACACGATTCCAAAGAAAATCAGTGAAGGAACTCCTCTTTAACTCACTGGGCATCGATTGGGATAGAGAATCGCTGGAAAGAAAAATAAAGGAATTGTCTCTGACAAATCTTCCTTTCAATTCTATGGAATATGAAGACTGCTTTTTTTTAATATTCTTAAACTTATTAGAGCCGAACTTCGCTTCGGAATTTCAATTCATCTATGACTATCCTCCAGAAATGGCTGCCCTCTCTAGAATTGAAAACGGGACGGCGAAAAGGTTCGAATTGTATTTCGGAAAAATAGAATTAGCTAATGCATTCTATGAACTTTTGGACCCGATAGAACAGAGGACTCGTTTTGAAAAAGAGCAAGAGTTGAGAAAAAAGTTGGGTAAGGAAGTTTTTCCGATTCACGAAGAGTTCCTTCAGGCTTTGAAAAGAGGTATCCCTGAGTGTTCTGGAATTTCAATCGGATTGGATCGTCTTCTAATGGTACTTTTGGGAAGGAACTCCCTCTCCGAAGTTAGCCCATATTGGCGAGAAATTTGA
- a CDS encoding OmpA family protein, with product MTKKQNYYVTIKGKKYDRGLIELAEKATSGKKDGRISIADAKKLLNAVKDNNTYTDIEKKTMEYVRENFQFTTKADEWFRTEIRKWAAEKSSHTHTKSSLQEEYTSHDEAISLMSSQHSDTPYRGYIPTPSAGQTKKQNSIPVLVLSLIILGGFGIGIYYAFRNNGKKPVSHTEEVKESRPIQVEEKKETSSSSSEKGSIFEFFSQKHEPANFSGKDGELVSKIQSSPILFDKNDIKIPQSQRRILDSLTFLLKKHSDVKAVLIGHASSEGTEEVNLKVSQLRAEMVRDYLLGNGLETSRFILEAKGSQIVSSPEGKGQSQEKNRRVDIQIVK from the coding sequence ATGACTAAGAAGCAGAATTATTACGTCACTATAAAAGGCAAAAAATATGATCGAGGCCTGATCGAGTTAGCGGAGAAAGCTACCTCAGGTAAAAAAGACGGTCGTATTTCAATCGCGGATGCAAAGAAACTTCTTAACGCGGTGAAGGATAACAATACCTATACGGACATCGAAAAGAAAACGATGGAATACGTCCGTGAGAACTTTCAATTTACCACAAAAGCAGACGAGTGGTTCCGCACCGAAATTCGCAAATGGGCCGCAGAAAAATCTTCTCATACTCATACCAAATCTTCCCTACAAGAGGAATACACTTCTCACGATGAAGCGATTAGTCTTATGAGTTCTCAACACTCAGACACACCTTATAGAGGATACATTCCGACTCCTTCTGCCGGCCAGACGAAAAAACAAAATAGTATCCCTGTTCTCGTCCTTTCTCTCATTATTTTAGGAGGTTTCGGAATCGGGATATATTATGCGTTTCGAAACAACGGAAAGAAGCCAGTTAGCCATACTGAAGAAGTTAAAGAAAGTAGGCCTATACAGGTAGAAGAGAAGAAAGAAACTTCTTCCTCGTCTTCGGAGAAGGGAAGTATTTTCGAATTCTTCTCTCAGAAACACGAGCCTGCGAATTTTTCCGGGAAAGATGGCGAGCTTGTTTCTAAAATCCAATCTTCTCCGATCCTTTTTGATAAAAATGATATTAAAATTCCTCAGTCCCAAAGAAGGATCCTGGATTCTCTAACGTTTCTTCTCAAAAAACATTCGGATGTTAAAGCAGTTCTGATCGGACATGCTTCTTCCGAAGGAACGGAAGAAGTGAATTTGAAAGTTTCCCAACTCAGAGCCGAGATGGTTAGGGATTATTTATTGGGGAATGGTTTGGAAACTTCTCGTTTTATTTTGGAAGCGAAAGGTTCTCAGATAGTTTCTTCTCCGGAGGGAAAGGGACAAAGTCAGGAAAAAAACAGACGCGTGGATATCCAGATCGTCAAGTGA
- a CDS encoding aconitate hydratase codes for MAFDIDMIRARYEKLGTLVKKAREVVGRPLTLTEKILYSHLWEGTPSSNFERGKSYVDFAPDRVAMQDATAQMALLQFMSAGRNKVAVPSTVHCDHLITAKTGSSQDLATASTENKEVYDFLSSVSNKYGIGFWKPGAGIIHQVVLENYAFPGGMMIGTDSHTVNAGGLGMVAIGVGGADACDVMAGLPWELKWPKLIGVKLTGKLNGWTSAKDVILKVAGILTVKGGTGAIVEYFGEGSSSLSCTGKGTIANMGAEIGATTSTFSYDESMERYLRSTNRADIADLANGVKEHLTADPEVYANPDKFFDQVIEINLSELEPHLNGPFTPDLATPISKMKEEAKKNGWPTKVEVGLIGSCTNSSYEDIARAASLANQAAEKSLKPKAEFTITPGSELVRFTIERDGYIKVFEKIGAKVFANACGPCIGMWSRVGADKKEKNTIVHSFNRNFQSRNDGNPNTFAFVGSPELVTALAIAGDLTFDPNNDTLTNEKGEKVKLDPPNGDELPKKGFDVKDAGYQAPAADGSNVQVVVDPKSNRLQLLAPFTKWEGTDLKGLNLLIKVKGKCTTDHISMAGPWLKFRGHLDNISNNLLIGATNIFNEKINSVKNQLDGSYDEVPKVQRQYKAQGIASIVVGDENYGEGSSREHAAMEPRFLGVRAVLVKSFARIHETNLKKQGMLALTFADKADYDKIQEDDKIDIIGLTGFKEGTPLTLALHHKDGSKDEFKVNHTYNAQQIEWFKAGSALNLIGSKK; via the coding sequence ATGGCATTTGATATAGATATGATTCGTGCCCGGTATGAAAAACTCGGGACCCTGGTTAAAAAAGCCAGAGAAGTGGTCGGAAGACCTCTCACTCTGACTGAAAAAATTCTTTATTCTCACCTTTGGGAAGGAACTCCTTCCTCCAATTTCGAAAGAGGAAAGTCTTACGTTGATTTTGCCCCGGACCGCGTTGCAATGCAGGACGCAACCGCTCAGATGGCCCTATTACAATTCATGTCCGCAGGTAGAAACAAGGTAGCAGTTCCTTCCACCGTCCACTGCGACCACTTGATCACCGCGAAAACCGGTTCCTCGCAGGACTTAGCAACTGCTTCTACCGAAAACAAAGAAGTTTACGACTTTCTTTCCTCCGTTTCCAACAAGTACGGGATCGGATTCTGGAAGCCCGGAGCAGGAATTATTCACCAAGTAGTATTAGAAAATTATGCATTCCCTGGAGGAATGATGATCGGAACCGACTCACATACTGTAAATGCAGGTGGTTTGGGAATGGTTGCGATCGGGGTCGGTGGAGCAGACGCTTGTGACGTAATGGCTGGCCTTCCTTGGGAACTCAAATGGCCTAAATTGATCGGAGTGAAGCTGACTGGAAAACTAAACGGTTGGACTTCTGCAAAAGACGTTATCTTAAAAGTGGCAGGAATTCTTACCGTAAAAGGCGGAACGGGAGCCATCGTAGAATATTTTGGCGAAGGATCTTCTTCTCTTTCTTGTACTGGAAAGGGAACCATTGCCAATATGGGAGCAGAGATTGGAGCGACGACCTCCACATTCTCCTATGACGAATCTATGGAAAGATACCTTCGCTCCACAAATAGAGCGGATATCGCAGATTTAGCAAATGGGGTGAAGGAACACCTTACCGCAGATCCAGAAGTGTATGCAAACCCTGATAAATTCTTCGACCAAGTGATCGAGATCAATCTTTCAGAGTTGGAACCTCACTTAAACGGACCTTTCACTCCTGATTTGGCTACTCCTATTTCTAAAATGAAAGAAGAAGCTAAGAAGAATGGATGGCCTACAAAAGTAGAAGTAGGTCTGATTGGTTCCTGCACAAACTCTTCTTACGAAGACATTGCTCGTGCTGCTTCTCTTGCAAACCAAGCTGCCGAAAAATCTCTAAAGCCTAAGGCAGAATTTACAATCACTCCCGGTTCTGAGTTAGTTCGTTTTACGATAGAAAGAGATGGGTACATTAAAGTTTTCGAAAAGATTGGAGCAAAAGTTTTTGCGAACGCTTGCGGCCCTTGTATCGGAATGTGGTCCAGGGTAGGAGCTGATAAGAAGGAAAAGAACACGATTGTTCACTCTTTTAATCGTAACTTCCAATCTAGGAACGACGGTAATCCGAACACTTTTGCATTCGTGGGTTCTCCGGAGCTTGTAACTGCGCTGGCGATCGCAGGAGATCTTACTTTCGACCCGAACAATGATACTCTTACCAATGAAAAAGGGGAGAAGGTTAAATTAGATCCTCCGAATGGAGATGAGCTTCCTAAAAAAGGATTTGATGTAAAAGATGCCGGTTACCAAGCCCCTGCGGCTGACGGCTCTAATGTCCAGGTGGTTGTGGATCCGAAATCCAATCGTTTACAGTTGCTTGCTCCTTTCACTAAGTGGGAAGGTACCGATCTAAAAGGTTTGAACCTTCTGATCAAAGTAAAAGGAAAATGTACAACTGACCATATCTCTATGGCAGGACCTTGGTTGAAATTCAGAGGACATTTGGATAATATTTCCAATAACCTTCTGATCGGAGCTACGAACATTTTTAATGAAAAGATCAATAGTGTTAAGAACCAATTAGACGGATCTTACGACGAAGTTCCAAAAGTCCAACGTCAGTATAAGGCGCAAGGGATCGCTTCGATTGTGGTCGGTGACGAAAACTACGGAGAAGGTTCTTCCAGAGAGCACGCCGCGATGGAGCCTAGATTCTTAGGAGTGAGAGCGGTTCTTGTAAAATCATTTGCTCGTATCCATGAAACAAACCTGAAGAAGCAGGGGATGCTTGCTTTGACATTTGCGGATAAGGCGGATTATGATAAGATCCAAGAAGATGATAAGATCGATATTATCGGACTTACTGGTTTTAAGGAAGGAACTCCTCTTACTTTAGCTTTACATCATAAAGATGGAAGTAAGGACGAATTTAAAGTAAACCACACTTACAATGCTCAACAGATTGAATGGTTTAAGGCGGGAAGTGCTTTGAATTTGATCGGCAGCAAAAAGTAA
- a CDS encoding TetR/AcrR family transcriptional regulator, with translation MVRTPKKKVKKTKVSKAGAHGSHKGPKKRDRKATETALMKAGIQVFAKKGYDAATTKDIAKAAGANEALIMRYFGGKKGLLEAILTRTDDLGGSATGKKEIEAKPELHLNEALVESITERCSDFKHYSDFMKVAVSRIILDPDVSRIIQSKIYTKALPEMIHELEKFKKGGEIDPKADLKSVAFGISSLTFALGFMAQVVYKIPESEIKATIKEMVRILQKGLKPDSK, from the coding sequence ATGGTTCGAACCCCTAAGAAGAAGGTCAAAAAAACTAAGGTATCCAAAGCTGGTGCTCATGGTTCCCATAAGGGCCCTAAAAAAAGAGACCGAAAAGCAACTGAAACTGCTTTGATGAAGGCAGGGATACAAGTTTTTGCCAAAAAAGGATATGACGCAGCGACCACAAAGGATATCGCTAAGGCTGCGGGAGCTAACGAGGCTCTCATCATGCGTTATTTTGGTGGGAAGAAAGGACTATTAGAAGCTATCCTAACTCGAACAGACGACCTAGGCGGTTCGGCTACAGGGAAAAAAGAAATTGAGGCCAAGCCGGAACTTCATTTAAATGAGGCATTGGTCGAGTCCATTACGGAAAGATGTTCTGATTTCAAACATTATTCCGACTTCATGAAAGTTGCGGTCAGTAGGATCATCTTAGATCCGGACGTTAGTAGAATTATCCAAAGTAAAATTTACACCAAGGCTCTTCCTGAAATGATCCATGAACTGGAGAAATTTAAGAAGGGAGGAGAAATAGATCCTAAAGCGGACCTAAAATCGGTTGCATTTGGAATTTCTTCTTTGACTTTCGCTTTAGGATTTATGGCTCAGGTGGTTTATAAAATTCCGGAATCGGAAATCAAAGCTACAATCAAAGAAATGGTTAGGATCTTGCAGAAGGGTCTAAAACCGGACTCTAAATAA